The following proteins are encoded in a genomic region of Cygnus olor isolate bCygOlo1 chromosome 11, bCygOlo1.pri.v2, whole genome shotgun sequence:
- the IDH3A gene encoding isocitrate dehydrogenase [NAD] subunit alpha, mitochondrial isoform X1 gives MAAAAWMPAVSRLLGAFKNQKQVTRSFGSAVQTVTLIPGDGIGPEISAAVMKIFDAAKAPIQWEERNVTAIQGPGGKWMIPPDAKESMDKNKMGLKGPLKTPIAAGHPSMNLLLRKTFDLYANVRPCVSIEGYKTPYTDVNIVTIRENTEGEYSGIEHVIVEGVVQSIKLITEEASKRIAEFAFEYARNNQRSHVTAVHKANIMRMSDGLFLRKCREAAENCKDIKFNEMYLDTVCLNMVQDPSQFDVLVMPNLYGDILSDLCAGLIGGLGVTPSGNIGANGVAIFESVHGTAPDIAGKDLANPTALLLSAVMMLRHMGLHKHATKIETACFDTIKDGKVLTKDLGGNAKCSEFTEEICRRVQDTD, from the exons ATGGCTGCAGCCGCGTGGATGCCCGCG gttTCGCGATTGCTAGGTGCtttcaaaaaccaaaaacagGTGACCAGAAGTTTTGGTAGTGCT GTACAAACAGTAACTTTAATCCCAGGAGATGGCATAGGACCTGagatttctgctgctgtcatgAAGATCTTTGATGCTGCCAAA GCTCCTATTCAGTGGGAAGAGAGGAATGTTACAGCCATCCAAGGACCAGGAGGAAAGTGGATGATACCTCCGGATGCCAAAGAATCtatggataaaaacaaaatgggaTTAAAAG gccCTTTAAAAACCCCAATTGCTGCGGGACACCCATCAATGAATCTGCTTCTGCGTAAAACCTTTGACCTTTATGCAAACGTACGTCCCTGTGTCTCAATTGAAGGATACAAAACCCCTTACACAGATGTAAACATTGTCACAATAAGAGAGAACACAGAAGGCGAATACAGTGGAATTGAACATGTG ATTGTTGAAGGTGTCGTGCAAAGTATCAAGCTAATCACAGAGGAAGCTAGCAAGCGTATCGCAGAGTTTGCTTTTGAGTATGCCAGAAACAATCAGAGAAGCCATGTTACTGCTGTACACAAGGCAAATATTAT GAGAATGTCTGATGGACTTTTCTTGAGAAAatgcagggaggcagcagaaaactgtaaagatattaaatttaatgaaatgtatCTAGATACTGTGTGTCTGAAT ATGGTTCAGGATCCGTCACAATTTGATGTGCTTGTTATGCCAAACTTGTATGGTGACATCCTCAG tgactTGTGTGCTGGCTTGATTGGGGGTCTTGGAGTAACACCAAGTGGGAACATTGGTGCTAATGGAGTTGCAATTTTTGAATCA gttCATGGAACAGCACCAGATATTGCAGGAAAAGACTTGGCAAATCCAACTGCCCTTCTTCTGAGTGCTGTAATGATGTTGCGTCATATGGGACTACACAAGCATGCCACAAAAATTGAGACAGCTTGCTTTGATACAATTAAAGATGGAAAG gtCCTGACAAAAGACTTGGGAGGTAATGCAAAGTGCTCAGAATTCACAGAGGAGATCTGCCGCAGAGTACAGGATACAGACTAA
- the IDH3A gene encoding isocitrate dehydrogenase [NAD] subunit alpha, mitochondrial isoform X2, which translates to MAAAAWMPAVSRLLGAFKNQKQVQTVTLIPGDGIGPEISAAVMKIFDAAKAPIQWEERNVTAIQGPGGKWMIPPDAKESMDKNKMGLKGPLKTPIAAGHPSMNLLLRKTFDLYANVRPCVSIEGYKTPYTDVNIVTIRENTEGEYSGIEHVIVEGVVQSIKLITEEASKRIAEFAFEYARNNQRSHVTAVHKANIMRMSDGLFLRKCREAAENCKDIKFNEMYLDTVCLNMVQDPSQFDVLVMPNLYGDILSDLCAGLIGGLGVTPSGNIGANGVAIFESVHGTAPDIAGKDLANPTALLLSAVMMLRHMGLHKHATKIETACFDTIKDGKVLTKDLGGNAKCSEFTEEICRRVQDTD; encoded by the exons ATGGCTGCAGCCGCGTGGATGCCCGCG gttTCGCGATTGCTAGGTGCtttcaaaaaccaaaaacag GTACAAACAGTAACTTTAATCCCAGGAGATGGCATAGGACCTGagatttctgctgctgtcatgAAGATCTTTGATGCTGCCAAA GCTCCTATTCAGTGGGAAGAGAGGAATGTTACAGCCATCCAAGGACCAGGAGGAAAGTGGATGATACCTCCGGATGCCAAAGAATCtatggataaaaacaaaatgggaTTAAAAG gccCTTTAAAAACCCCAATTGCTGCGGGACACCCATCAATGAATCTGCTTCTGCGTAAAACCTTTGACCTTTATGCAAACGTACGTCCCTGTGTCTCAATTGAAGGATACAAAACCCCTTACACAGATGTAAACATTGTCACAATAAGAGAGAACACAGAAGGCGAATACAGTGGAATTGAACATGTG ATTGTTGAAGGTGTCGTGCAAAGTATCAAGCTAATCACAGAGGAAGCTAGCAAGCGTATCGCAGAGTTTGCTTTTGAGTATGCCAGAAACAATCAGAGAAGCCATGTTACTGCTGTACACAAGGCAAATATTAT GAGAATGTCTGATGGACTTTTCTTGAGAAAatgcagggaggcagcagaaaactgtaaagatattaaatttaatgaaatgtatCTAGATACTGTGTGTCTGAAT ATGGTTCAGGATCCGTCACAATTTGATGTGCTTGTTATGCCAAACTTGTATGGTGACATCCTCAG tgactTGTGTGCTGGCTTGATTGGGGGTCTTGGAGTAACACCAAGTGGGAACATTGGTGCTAATGGAGTTGCAATTTTTGAATCA gttCATGGAACAGCACCAGATATTGCAGGAAAAGACTTGGCAAATCCAACTGCCCTTCTTCTGAGTGCTGTAATGATGTTGCGTCATATGGGACTACACAAGCATGCCACAAAAATTGAGACAGCTTGCTTTGATACAATTAAAGATGGAAAG gtCCTGACAAAAGACTTGGGAGGTAATGCAAAGTGCTCAGAATTCACAGAGGAGATCTGCCGCAGAGTACAGGATACAGACTAA
- the ACSBG1 gene encoding long-chain-fatty-acid--CoA ligase ACSBG1 isoform X3, whose product MFKESLEKYGSLNALASRKNGKWEKITFSEYYCLSRKAAKSFLKLGLERFHSVAILGFNSPEWFISAVGAVFAGGIVTGIYTTNSPEACHYIAYDSKTNIMVVENRKQLDKIMQIWNRLPHLKAVVLYKDSIPERCPNLYTMEEFLDLGDDISDATLDDIINSQKPNQCCVLIYTSGTTGKPKGAMLSHDNITWTSAHCSRAGDMQPAEVQQESIVSYLPLSHIAAQIYDLWTGIKWGEQVYFAEPDALKGSLINTLKEVQPTSHMGVPRVWEKIMEKLKDASAQSGFLKRKMLSWAMSVSLERNLNCSSSSDLKQFWTRLADYLVLAKIRNALGFSCCQKHFCGAAPLNTETLYFFLGLNITLYEAYGMSETTGPHCLSGPYNYRQHSCGKPVPGCRVKLVNEDTEGNGEICFWGRTVFMGYLNMEDKTKEVFDEDGWLHSGDLGKLDEDGFLYVTGRIKDLIITAGGENVPPLPIEDAVKKELPIVSNAMVIGDKKKFLSMLLTLKSVLDPDTSDPTDLLTEQARDFCQKTGSKATKVSEIVATRDQAIYQAIQEGINKVNMNATNRVHCIQKWIVLPRDFSISGGELGPTMKLKRLTVLEKYRKEVDSFYQE is encoded by the exons ATGTTCAAGGAGAGCCTAGAGAAATATGGATCTCTTAATGCTTTGGCCAGCAGAAAGAATGGAAAGTGGGAGAAGATAACTTTTTCAGAGTATTATTGCctttccaggaaagcagcaaagagCTTCTTGAAG CTTGGTCTTGAACGATTCCACAGCGTAGCAATCCTTGGATTTAATTCTCCGGAATGGTTCATCTCAGCTGTTGGAGCTGTTTTTGCTGG AGGAATTGTCACAGGAATATATACAACCAATTCTCCAGAAGCCTGCCACTACATTGCTTATGACAGCAAAACCAACATCATGGTTGTGGAAAATCGGAAACAATTGGACAAGATAATGCAG ATCTGGAATCGTTTGCCACACTTGAAAGCTGTTGTGCTGTACAAGGACTCCATTCCAGAGAGATGTCCAAATCTGTATACG ATGGAAGAGTTTCTGGACTTGGGAGATGACATATCTGATGCTACTTTGGATGATATTATTAACTCCCAAAAGCCGAATCAATGCTGTGTACTAATATACACGTCCGGAACAACTGGGAAGCCCAAAGGAGCCATGTTGAGTCATGACAAT ataaCTTGGACATCAGCACattgcagcagagcaggagataTGCAACCTGCAGAGGTCCAACAAGAGTCCATAGTCAGTTATCTTCCACTCAGCCACATAGCTGCACAGATATATGACCTGTGGACTGGAATCAAATGGGGAGAACAAGTTTACTTTGCTGAGCCAGATGCTCTGAAG GGCAGCTTGATCAACACACTAAAAGAAGTGCAGCCAACGTCTCACATGGGAGTTCCCAGAGTGTGGGAGAAAATCATGGAGAAGTTAAAGGATGCTTCTGCTCAATCAGgttttctgaagaggaaaatgctgtCATGGGCTATGTCAGTTAGCTTAGAGAGAAACCTGAACTGCTCAAGCAG CAGTGACCTAAAGCAGTTTTGGACAAGGTTAGCAGACTACTTGGTGCTTGCTAAAATACGCAATGCTCTGGGTTTTTCTTGCTGTCAGAAGCACTTTTGTGGTGCTGCTCCACTCAATAcagaaacactgtattttttcttgggTCTGAACATCACCTTATACGAGGCCTATGGAATGAGTGAGACCACAGGCCCACATTGCCTGTCTGGGCCATATAATTACAGGCAGCACAG CTGTGGCAAACCAGTACCTGGCTGCAGAGTGAAATTGGTGAATGAAGACACAGAAGGCAATGGAGAAATCTGTTTCTGGGGAAGGACTGTTTTCATGGGTTATTTAAATatggaagacaaaacaaaagaagtgttTGATGAGGATGGGTGGCTGCATTCTGGAGATTTAGGAAAACTAGATGAGGATGGCTTTCTCTATGTCACTGGAAGAATTAAAG ATTTGATTATTACAGCGGGAGGTGAAAACGTGCCTCCGCTTCCAATTGAAGATGCTGTGAAAAAAGAACTTCCAATTGTTAGTAATGCCATGGTGATTGGAGacaaaaagaagtttttgtCCATGTTGTTGACCCTAAAG AGTGTACTGGACCCAGATACATCAGATCCCACTGACCTCCTCACTGAGCAAGCTAGAGATTTCTGCCAGAAGACTGGTAGTAAAGCCACTAAAGTATCAGAGATAGTAGCTACAAGGGATCAGGCGATCTACCAGGCCATTCAGGAGGGAATCAACAAAGTCAACATGAATGCTACAAATAGGGTTCATTGTATTCAAAAATGGATAGTTCTGCCAagagatttttccatttctggggGAGAACTAG GTCCGACAATGAAGTTAAAACGACTCACCGTGcttgagaaatacagaaaagaagtaGACTCCTTCTATCAAGAGTAA
- the ACSBG1 gene encoding long-chain-fatty-acid--CoA ligase ACSBG1 isoform X2 — protein MLNSGETLAKKSQDKNGIPTNTRPICRDLLTRFEDTQDERGDPREGTQEEPAESLWTSFADDRVRLRIDNSCPQTPITVHQMFKESLEKYGSLNALASRKNGKWEKITFSEYYCLSRKAAKSFLKLGLERFHSVAILGFNSPEWFISAVGAVFAGGIVTGIYTTNSPEACHYIAYDSKTNIMVVENRKQLDKIMQIWNRLPHLKAVVLYKDSIPERCPNLYTMEEFLDLGDDISDATLDDIINSQKPNQCCVLIYTSGTTGKPKGAMLSHDNITWTSAHCSRAGDMQPAEVQQESIVSYLPLSHIAAQIYDLWTGIKWGEQVYFAEPDALKGSLINTLKEVQPTSHMGVPRVWEKIMEKLKDASAQSGFLKRKMLSWAMSVSLERNLNCSSSDLKQFWTRLADYLVLAKIRNALGFSCCQKHFCGAAPLNTETLYFFLGLNITLYEAYGMSETTGPHCLSGPYNYRQHSCGKPVPGCRVKLVNEDTEGNGEICFWGRTVFMGYLNMEDKTKEVFDEDGWLHSGDLGKLDEDGFLYVTGRIKDLIITAGGENVPPLPIEDAVKKELPIVSNAMVIGDKKKFLSMLLTLKSVLDPDTSDPTDLLTEQARDFCQKTGSKATKVSEIVATRDQAIYQAIQEGINKVNMNATNRVHCIQKWIVLPRDFSISGGELGPTMKLKRLTVLEKYRKEVDSFYQE, from the exons agTCTTTGTGGACTTCCTTTGCTGATGACAGAGTCAGACTGAGAATAGATAACTCATGTCCGCAGACTCCCATAACGGTTCATCAGATGTTCAAGGAGAGCCTAGAGAAATATGGATCTCTTAATGCTTTGGCCAGCAGAAAGAATGGAAAGTGGGAGAAGATAACTTTTTCAGAGTATTATTGCctttccaggaaagcagcaaagagCTTCTTGAAG CTTGGTCTTGAACGATTCCACAGCGTAGCAATCCTTGGATTTAATTCTCCGGAATGGTTCATCTCAGCTGTTGGAGCTGTTTTTGCTGG AGGAATTGTCACAGGAATATATACAACCAATTCTCCAGAAGCCTGCCACTACATTGCTTATGACAGCAAAACCAACATCATGGTTGTGGAAAATCGGAAACAATTGGACAAGATAATGCAG ATCTGGAATCGTTTGCCACACTTGAAAGCTGTTGTGCTGTACAAGGACTCCATTCCAGAGAGATGTCCAAATCTGTATACG ATGGAAGAGTTTCTGGACTTGGGAGATGACATATCTGATGCTACTTTGGATGATATTATTAACTCCCAAAAGCCGAATCAATGCTGTGTACTAATATACACGTCCGGAACAACTGGGAAGCCCAAAGGAGCCATGTTGAGTCATGACAAT ataaCTTGGACATCAGCACattgcagcagagcaggagataTGCAACCTGCAGAGGTCCAACAAGAGTCCATAGTCAGTTATCTTCCACTCAGCCACATAGCTGCACAGATATATGACCTGTGGACTGGAATCAAATGGGGAGAACAAGTTTACTTTGCTGAGCCAGATGCTCTGAAG GGCAGCTTGATCAACACACTAAAAGAAGTGCAGCCAACGTCTCACATGGGAGTTCCCAGAGTGTGGGAGAAAATCATGGAGAAGTTAAAGGATGCTTCTGCTCAATCAGgttttctgaagaggaaaatgctgtCATGGGCTATGTCAGTTAGCTTAGAGAGAAACCTGAACTGCTCAAGCAG TGACCTAAAGCAGTTTTGGACAAGGTTAGCAGACTACTTGGTGCTTGCTAAAATACGCAATGCTCTGGGTTTTTCTTGCTGTCAGAAGCACTTTTGTGGTGCTGCTCCACTCAATAcagaaacactgtattttttcttgggTCTGAACATCACCTTATACGAGGCCTATGGAATGAGTGAGACCACAGGCCCACATTGCCTGTCTGGGCCATATAATTACAGGCAGCACAG CTGTGGCAAACCAGTACCTGGCTGCAGAGTGAAATTGGTGAATGAAGACACAGAAGGCAATGGAGAAATCTGTTTCTGGGGAAGGACTGTTTTCATGGGTTATTTAAATatggaagacaaaacaaaagaagtgttTGATGAGGATGGGTGGCTGCATTCTGGAGATTTAGGAAAACTAGATGAGGATGGCTTTCTCTATGTCACTGGAAGAATTAAAG ATTTGATTATTACAGCGGGAGGTGAAAACGTGCCTCCGCTTCCAATTGAAGATGCTGTGAAAAAAGAACTTCCAATTGTTAGTAATGCCATGGTGATTGGAGacaaaaagaagtttttgtCCATGTTGTTGACCCTAAAG AGTGTACTGGACCCAGATACATCAGATCCCACTGACCTCCTCACTGAGCAAGCTAGAGATTTCTGCCAGAAGACTGGTAGTAAAGCCACTAAAGTATCAGAGATAGTAGCTACAAGGGATCAGGCGATCTACCAGGCCATTCAGGAGGGAATCAACAAAGTCAACATGAATGCTACAAATAGGGTTCATTGTATTCAAAAATGGATAGTTCTGCCAagagatttttccatttctggggGAGAACTAG GTCCGACAATGAAGTTAAAACGACTCACCGTGcttgagaaatacagaaaagaagtaGACTCCTTCTATCAAGAGTAA
- the ACSBG1 gene encoding long-chain-fatty-acid--CoA ligase ACSBG1 isoform X1, which translates to MLNSGETLAKKSQDKNGIPTNTRPICRDLLTRFEDTQDERGDPREGTQEEPAESLWTSFADDRVRLRIDNSCPQTPITVHQMFKESLEKYGSLNALASRKNGKWEKITFSEYYCLSRKAAKSFLKLGLERFHSVAILGFNSPEWFISAVGAVFAGGIVTGIYTTNSPEACHYIAYDSKTNIMVVENRKQLDKIMQIWNRLPHLKAVVLYKDSIPERCPNLYTMEEFLDLGDDISDATLDDIINSQKPNQCCVLIYTSGTTGKPKGAMLSHDNITWTSAHCSRAGDMQPAEVQQESIVSYLPLSHIAAQIYDLWTGIKWGEQVYFAEPDALKGSLINTLKEVQPTSHMGVPRVWEKIMEKLKDASAQSGFLKRKMLSWAMSVSLERNLNCSSSSDLKQFWTRLADYLVLAKIRNALGFSCCQKHFCGAAPLNTETLYFFLGLNITLYEAYGMSETTGPHCLSGPYNYRQHSCGKPVPGCRVKLVNEDTEGNGEICFWGRTVFMGYLNMEDKTKEVFDEDGWLHSGDLGKLDEDGFLYVTGRIKDLIITAGGENVPPLPIEDAVKKELPIVSNAMVIGDKKKFLSMLLTLKSVLDPDTSDPTDLLTEQARDFCQKTGSKATKVSEIVATRDQAIYQAIQEGINKVNMNATNRVHCIQKWIVLPRDFSISGGELGPTMKLKRLTVLEKYRKEVDSFYQE; encoded by the exons agTCTTTGTGGACTTCCTTTGCTGATGACAGAGTCAGACTGAGAATAGATAACTCATGTCCGCAGACTCCCATAACGGTTCATCAGATGTTCAAGGAGAGCCTAGAGAAATATGGATCTCTTAATGCTTTGGCCAGCAGAAAGAATGGAAAGTGGGAGAAGATAACTTTTTCAGAGTATTATTGCctttccaggaaagcagcaaagagCTTCTTGAAG CTTGGTCTTGAACGATTCCACAGCGTAGCAATCCTTGGATTTAATTCTCCGGAATGGTTCATCTCAGCTGTTGGAGCTGTTTTTGCTGG AGGAATTGTCACAGGAATATATACAACCAATTCTCCAGAAGCCTGCCACTACATTGCTTATGACAGCAAAACCAACATCATGGTTGTGGAAAATCGGAAACAATTGGACAAGATAATGCAG ATCTGGAATCGTTTGCCACACTTGAAAGCTGTTGTGCTGTACAAGGACTCCATTCCAGAGAGATGTCCAAATCTGTATACG ATGGAAGAGTTTCTGGACTTGGGAGATGACATATCTGATGCTACTTTGGATGATATTATTAACTCCCAAAAGCCGAATCAATGCTGTGTACTAATATACACGTCCGGAACAACTGGGAAGCCCAAAGGAGCCATGTTGAGTCATGACAAT ataaCTTGGACATCAGCACattgcagcagagcaggagataTGCAACCTGCAGAGGTCCAACAAGAGTCCATAGTCAGTTATCTTCCACTCAGCCACATAGCTGCACAGATATATGACCTGTGGACTGGAATCAAATGGGGAGAACAAGTTTACTTTGCTGAGCCAGATGCTCTGAAG GGCAGCTTGATCAACACACTAAAAGAAGTGCAGCCAACGTCTCACATGGGAGTTCCCAGAGTGTGGGAGAAAATCATGGAGAAGTTAAAGGATGCTTCTGCTCAATCAGgttttctgaagaggaaaatgctgtCATGGGCTATGTCAGTTAGCTTAGAGAGAAACCTGAACTGCTCAAGCAG CAGTGACCTAAAGCAGTTTTGGACAAGGTTAGCAGACTACTTGGTGCTTGCTAAAATACGCAATGCTCTGGGTTTTTCTTGCTGTCAGAAGCACTTTTGTGGTGCTGCTCCACTCAATAcagaaacactgtattttttcttgggTCTGAACATCACCTTATACGAGGCCTATGGAATGAGTGAGACCACAGGCCCACATTGCCTGTCTGGGCCATATAATTACAGGCAGCACAG CTGTGGCAAACCAGTACCTGGCTGCAGAGTGAAATTGGTGAATGAAGACACAGAAGGCAATGGAGAAATCTGTTTCTGGGGAAGGACTGTTTTCATGGGTTATTTAAATatggaagacaaaacaaaagaagtgttTGATGAGGATGGGTGGCTGCATTCTGGAGATTTAGGAAAACTAGATGAGGATGGCTTTCTCTATGTCACTGGAAGAATTAAAG ATTTGATTATTACAGCGGGAGGTGAAAACGTGCCTCCGCTTCCAATTGAAGATGCTGTGAAAAAAGAACTTCCAATTGTTAGTAATGCCATGGTGATTGGAGacaaaaagaagtttttgtCCATGTTGTTGACCCTAAAG AGTGTACTGGACCCAGATACATCAGATCCCACTGACCTCCTCACTGAGCAAGCTAGAGATTTCTGCCAGAAGACTGGTAGTAAAGCCACTAAAGTATCAGAGATAGTAGCTACAAGGGATCAGGCGATCTACCAGGCCATTCAGGAGGGAATCAACAAAGTCAACATGAATGCTACAAATAGGGTTCATTGTATTCAAAAATGGATAGTTCTGCCAagagatttttccatttctggggGAGAACTAG GTCCGACAATGAAGTTAAAACGACTCACCGTGcttgagaaatacagaaaagaagtaGACTCCTTCTATCAAGAGTAA